A DNA window from Impatiens glandulifera chromosome 7, dImpGla2.1, whole genome shotgun sequence contains the following coding sequences:
- the LOC124946060 gene encoding probable WRKY transcription factor 2 isoform X2: protein MMMGEFDHHHGSIVEDWISPSSSPIFFSPVLNDDVLIENIDSNREDLNNGADDLPKTRRGRGGLAARAGFNALRLNTESMRPSDLSISQVVRSPYLTIPPGLSPTTLLESPVFLSNSLVQPSPTTGKFLFAPTGSNNKNCSFGSDNNKDQFFEDSGSQPFSFKPVADPGSAVFDGDENSPENGTAPHVPQFSNSMMPETSSIGAASGGAKEDGDVEEVRNGEDDGYNWRKYGQKQVKGSEYPRSYYKCTHPNCWVKKKVERSHEGIITEIIYKGSHNHPEPVVTVPARRSAVGSDDQNSMQSVRDGDSPWSTAQNGGGPDNLEVNNNSLQAQKGAPLLDSSIAVDGSSTFSTNDEDEDDQQEESETSKRRKVEAYASELTGPTRAIREPRVVVQTTSEVDILDDGYRWRKYGQKVVKGNPNPRSYYKCTSPSCTVRKHVERASHDLRSVITTYEGKHNHDVPAARNSSHLNNSATSSTAGGSLHHHHHLLHRTEYPLVQNEMSRFDNRPAAAASTHLGSYGGYGYGMNQTTGIGSLGGSGSGMGNNSQGVAAAAAAYMGGRQNQMGLMMMMPKGEVPKLEPININNNNNNNNNNNNIDNNGSSVYHQIMNRLPQM from the exons ATGATGATGGGTGAGTTTGATCACCACCATGGTTCTATAGTTGAAGATTGGATATCTCCAAGTTCAAGTCCTATATTTTTCTCTCCTGTTCTGAATGACGATGTTCTTATAGAAAATATTGATAGCAACCGCGAAGACTTGAATAATGGTGCTGATGATTTGCCCAAGACACGACGAGGAAGAGGAGGACTAGCAGCCAGAGCTGGATTCAATGCTTTGAGATTGAATACAGAAAGTATGAGGCCGTCTGATCTTTCTATATCCCAAGTTGTTCGGTCTCCTTATTTGACGATTCCTCCCGGTTTGAGTCCAACCACTCTTTTAGAGTCGCCTGTTTTCCTCTCAAATTCACTG GTTCAGCCTTCTCCGACTACAGGAAAGTTCTTATTTGCCCCGACTGGTAGTAACAACAAAAACTGTTCATTTGGTTCTGACAATAACAAAGATCAATTCTTTGAAGATTCTGGTTCTCAGCCATTTTCATTCAAACCTGTTGCGGATCCTGGTTCTGCTGTCTTTGATGGTGACGAAAACAGT CCTGAAAATGGAACTGCACCTCACGTTCCTCAGTTTAGTAATTCTATGATGCCAGAAACAAGTAGTATTGGTGCAGCTAGTGGAGGTGCGAAAGAAGACGGGGATGTGGAGGAGGTAAGAAATGGTGAGGACGACGGTTACAATTGGAGAAAATATGGACAGAAACAAGTGAAGGGCAGCGAATATCCTCGGAGTTACTACAAGTGTACACATCCTAACTGTTGGGTCAAGAAGAAGGTTGAAAGATCTCATGAAGGCATTATTACGGAGATTATATACAAAGGATCCCACAATCACCCTGAACCCGTAGTAACTGTTCCAGCCCGCAGGTCGGCGGTAGGATCGGATGATCAAAATTCGATGCAGTCTGTTCGTGATGGTGACTCCCCCTGGTCAACCGCCCAAAATGGAGGAGGCCCTGATAATCTTGAAGTCAATAACAACTCTTTGCAGGCTCAGAAAGGCGCGCCACTCCTCGATTCAAGCATTGCGGTTGATGGGTCCTCTACTTTCTCTACTAacgacgaggatgaagacgacCAACAAGAAGAATCTGAGACCTCAAAGAGGAG GAAAGTGGAAGCTTATGCAAGTGAACTGACTGGTCCTACAAGAGCTATTAGAGAGCCGAGAGTTGTAGTCCAGACCACAAGTGAAGTTGATATCCTAGACGATGGGTACCGTTGGCGCAAGTATGGACAGAAAGTGGTGAAAGGAAATCCAAACCCTAGGAGTTACTATAAGTGCACAAGTCCCAGCTGTACTGTCAGGAAACATGTTGAAAGGGCATCACATGATCTTCGATCGGTAATCACAACATACGAGGGAAAGCACAACCACGATGTCCCCGCAGCTAGAAACAGCAGCCACCTTAACAACTCTGCCACCTCATCAACTGCTGGTGGTTcccttcatcatcatcatcatcttcttcacaGGACAGAGTACCCTCTGGTTCAAAATGAAATGTCCAGGTTCGATAATAGaccagcagcagcagcatcaACCCATCTCGGCTCATATGGTGGGTATGGTTATGGTATGAACCAGACTACAGGGATTGGGAGCTTAGGCGGCAGCGGCAGCGGCATGGGAAACAACAGCCAAGGAgtggctgctgctgctgctgcttatATGGGGGGACGGCAGAATCAAATGggcttgatgatgatgatgcccAAGGGAGAGGTGCCCAAACTGGAACCCatcaatatcaataataataataataataataataataataataatatagataataatgGATCATCTGTTTATCATCAGATCATGAATAGGCTACCGCAAATGTAA
- the LOC124946060 gene encoding probable WRKY transcription factor 2 isoform X3, with the protein MMMENIDSNREDLNNGADDLPKTRRGRGGLAARAGFNALRLNTESMRPSDLSISQVVRSPYLTIPPGLSPTTLLESPVFLSNSLVQPSPTTGKFLFAPTGSNNKNCSFGSDNNKDQFFEDSGSQPFSFKPVADPGSAVFDGDENSLEPLSIENSLQPENGTAPHVPQFSNSMMPETSSIGAASGGAKEDGDVEEVRNGEDDGYNWRKYGQKQVKGSEYPRSYYKCTHPNCWVKKKVERSHEGIITEIIYKGSHNHPEPVVTVPARRSAVGSDDQNSMQSVRDGDSPWSTAQNGGGPDNLEVNNNSLQAQKGAPLLDSSIAVDGSSTFSTNDEDEDDQQEESETSKRRKVEAYASELTGPTRAIREPRVVVQTTSEVDILDDGYRWRKYGQKVVKGNPNPRSYYKCTSPSCTVRKHVERASHDLRSVITTYEGKHNHDVPAARNSSHLNNSATSSTAGGSLHHHHHLLHRTEYPLVQNEMSRFDNRPAAAASTHLGSYGGYGYGMNQTTGIGSLGGSGSGMGNNSQGVAAAAAAYMGGRQNQMGLMMMMPKGEVPKLEPININNNNNNNNNNNNIDNNGSSVYHQIMNRLPQM; encoded by the exons ATGATGATGG AAAATATTGATAGCAACCGCGAAGACTTGAATAATGGTGCTGATGATTTGCCCAAGACACGACGAGGAAGAGGAGGACTAGCAGCCAGAGCTGGATTCAATGCTTTGAGATTGAATACAGAAAGTATGAGGCCGTCTGATCTTTCTATATCCCAAGTTGTTCGGTCTCCTTATTTGACGATTCCTCCCGGTTTGAGTCCAACCACTCTTTTAGAGTCGCCTGTTTTCCTCTCAAATTCACTG GTTCAGCCTTCTCCGACTACAGGAAAGTTCTTATTTGCCCCGACTGGTAGTAACAACAAAAACTGTTCATTTGGTTCTGACAATAACAAAGATCAATTCTTTGAAGATTCTGGTTCTCAGCCATTTTCATTCAAACCTGTTGCGGATCCTGGTTCTGCTGTCTTTGATGGTGACGAAAACAGT TTAGAGCCATTGAGTATTGAAAATTCTTTGCAGCCTGAAAATGGAACTGCACCTCACGTTCCTCAGTTTAGTAATTCTATGATGCCAGAAACAAGTAGTATTGGTGCAGCTAGTGGAGGTGCGAAAGAAGACGGGGATGTGGAGGAGGTAAGAAATGGTGAGGACGACGGTTACAATTGGAGAAAATATGGACAGAAACAAGTGAAGGGCAGCGAATATCCTCGGAGTTACTACAAGTGTACACATCCTAACTGTTGGGTCAAGAAGAAGGTTGAAAGATCTCATGAAGGCATTATTACGGAGATTATATACAAAGGATCCCACAATCACCCTGAACCCGTAGTAACTGTTCCAGCCCGCAGGTCGGCGGTAGGATCGGATGATCAAAATTCGATGCAGTCTGTTCGTGATGGTGACTCCCCCTGGTCAACCGCCCAAAATGGAGGAGGCCCTGATAATCTTGAAGTCAATAACAACTCTTTGCAGGCTCAGAAAGGCGCGCCACTCCTCGATTCAAGCATTGCGGTTGATGGGTCCTCTACTTTCTCTACTAacgacgaggatgaagacgacCAACAAGAAGAATCTGAGACCTCAAAGAGGAG GAAAGTGGAAGCTTATGCAAGTGAACTGACTGGTCCTACAAGAGCTATTAGAGAGCCGAGAGTTGTAGTCCAGACCACAAGTGAAGTTGATATCCTAGACGATGGGTACCGTTGGCGCAAGTATGGACAGAAAGTGGTGAAAGGAAATCCAAACCCTAGGAGTTACTATAAGTGCACAAGTCCCAGCTGTACTGTCAGGAAACATGTTGAAAGGGCATCACATGATCTTCGATCGGTAATCACAACATACGAGGGAAAGCACAACCACGATGTCCCCGCAGCTAGAAACAGCAGCCACCTTAACAACTCTGCCACCTCATCAACTGCTGGTGGTTcccttcatcatcatcatcatcttcttcacaGGACAGAGTACCCTCTGGTTCAAAATGAAATGTCCAGGTTCGATAATAGaccagcagcagcagcatcaACCCATCTCGGCTCATATGGTGGGTATGGTTATGGTATGAACCAGACTACAGGGATTGGGAGCTTAGGCGGCAGCGGCAGCGGCATGGGAAACAACAGCCAAGGAgtggctgctgctgctgctgcttatATGGGGGGACGGCAGAATCAAATGggcttgatgatgatgatgcccAAGGGAGAGGTGCCCAAACTGGAACCCatcaatatcaataataataataataataataataataataataatatagataataatgGATCATCTGTTTATCATCAGATCATGAATAGGCTACCGCAAATGTAA
- the LOC124945625 gene encoding 40S ribosomal protein S16-like — protein sequence MASAAPVVESVQCFGRKKTAVAVTHCKRGRGLIKINGSPIELIEPEILRYKAYEPVLLLGRHRFAGVDMRIRVKGGGHTSQIYAIRQSIAKALVAFYQKFVDEQSKKEIKDILMRYDRTLLVADPRRCEPKKFGGRGARSRFQKSYR from the coding sequence ATGGCGTCGGCGGCTCCAGTTGTTGAATCTGTACAGTGTTTTGGGCGCAAGAAGACTGCGGTAGCGGTTACTCACTGTAAGCGCGGCCGTGGTTTGATTAAGATCAATGGTTCCCCGATCGAACTGATCGAGCCTGAGATCCTTCGATACAAGGCATACGAACCTGTTCTCCTCCTAGGTCGTCACCGATTCGCTGGCGTGGATATGCGTATCCGCGTGAAGGGAGGCGGTCACACCTCGCAGATTTACGCAATTCGTCAGAGTATTGCGAAAGCCCTGGTTGCTTTCTATCAGAAGTTCGTTGACGAGCAGTCGAAGAAGGAGATCAAGGATATCCTGATGAGGTACGATCGGACTCTACTTGTTGCTGATCCCAGGCGTTGCGAGCCTAAGAAGTTTGGTGGTCGTGGTGCCAGATCTAGATTCCAGAAATCATACCGTTAA
- the LOC124944902 gene encoding caffeoyl-CoA O-methyltransferase 5-like, protein MADNGENMRHQEVGHKSLLQSDALYQYILDTSVYPREPEAMKELREVTAKHPWNLMTTSADEGQFLSMLLKLINAKNTMEIGVYTGYSLLATALAIPDDGKILAMDINRENYELGLPVIEKAGVAHKINFKEGPALPVLDEMLKDEKNHGSFDFIFVDADKDNYINYHKRLIDLVKIGGVIGYDNTLWSGSVVAPPDAPLRKYIRYYRDFVLELNKALADDPRIEICMLPVGDGVTLCRRIT, encoded by the exons ATGGCAGACAATGGCGAAAACATGAGGCACCAAGAAGTTGGCCACAAGAGCCTTCTTCAGAGCGATGCTCTCTACCAG TACATACTCGATACCAGCGTTTACCCTAGAGAGCCAGAAGCCATGAAAGAGCTCAGGGAGGTCACTGCTAAGCATCCATG GAACCTAATGACAACCTCTGCCGACGAGGGTCAGTTTCTGAGCATGCTTTTGAAGCTGATCAATGCCAAGAACACCATGGAAATCGGCGTTTACACCGGCTATTCTCTTCTCGCCACCGCCCTCGCCATTCCCGACGATGGAAAG ATTCTGGCAATGGACATAAACAGAGAGAACTACGAGTTGGGTCTGCCAGTTATTGAGAAAGCCGGCGTGGCACACAAGATTAATTTCAAAGAGGGACCGGCTTTGCCTGTTCTTGATGAGATGTTGAAAGATGAGAAGAATCACGGCAGCTTCGATTTCATTTTCGTAGATGCCGACAAGGACAACTACATCAATTACCACAAGAGGTTGATCGATCTTGTCAAGATAGGGGGAGTAATCGGCTACGACAACACCCTCTGGAGCGGCTCCGTCGTGGCGCCGCCTGATGCTCCCTTGAGGAAGTACATCAGGTACTACAGGGATTTCGTTCTTGAGCTCAACAAAGCCCTAGCTGATGATCCAAGGATCGAGATCTGCATGCTCCCCGTTGGTGATGGTGTTACCCTGTGCCGCCGCATCACCtga
- the LOC124910765 gene encoding wax ester synthase/diacylglycerol acyltransferase 5-like has translation MDALDEADEPLTPTGRMLLNPEMDQIIHSVIGVDCPIDVQSVKDEISKSVMIQHPRFSSLLVRDDHGRERWRKIQVEIDRHIIVHQRPITGDSLSGLTDEEAVNEYIADLAVSSPLSTDKPLWEVNILLAHKCAVLRVHHALGDGVSLVSLFLSCCRRADDPSQLPTILTVGEGSSSSSSTAGSNLSLGRLLKTVWLTALYVLEFVLRSLFLKDKRTVMSGGDGVEHWPRKVATAKFNLEDMKAVKRAVTGSTINDVLLAVISSGLSKYLQHRSPKAVEEGLRITGVAFVNLRKQPGLQELSNLMNKKSGSRWGNKFGIVLLPLHYHTDVTDPLQHVRRTKAMVDNKKLSMEAWFSYILAHLVTYCFGSKVATKLIKSVVNNTTFTISNVYGPQEVLTFAGHTITYMRVNTSSLSHATTMHMLSYAGKAELQILVAKDIIPDPHVLANLFENALLEMKEAALEQAE, from the exons ATGGATGCATTGGATGAAGCAGACGAACCACTCACCCCAACCGGAAGAATGTTACTTAACCCAGAAATGGATCAAATCATCCATTCCGTAATCGGCGTCGATTGTCCTATTGACGTACAATCAGTTAAAGACGAAATCTCCAAATCCGTCATGATTCAACACCCCAGATTCTCCAGCCTCCTCGTCCGCGACGACCACGGCCGCGAACGCTGGCGCAAGATCCAAGTCGAAATCGACCGACACATCATCGTTCACCAACGACCCATCACCGGAGATTCTCTTTCAGGTTTGACCGACGAAGAAGCGGTCAACGAATACATCGCCGATCTAGCAGTTTCCTCTCCTCTCAGCACCGACAAACCCCTCTGGGAGGTTAACATTTTATTGGCTCACAAATGCGCCGTCCTACGCGTCCACCATGCGCTCGGTGATGGGGTTTCTCTCGTCTCCCTTTTTCTCTCTTGTTGCCGCCGTGCGGATGACCCGTCTCAGCTTCCGACAATTTTAACCGTCGGAGAAgggtcgtcgtcgtcgtcgtcgacCGCGGGTTCTAATCTGAGTCTGGGGAGGTTATTGAAGACGGTCTGGCTAACGGCTCTGTATGTATTGGAGTTTGTCCTGAGAAGTTTATTTCTCAAGGACAAAAGGACCGTCATGAGCGGAGGCGACGGCGTTGAGCATTGGCCACGGAAGGTAGCTACCGCCAAGTTTAATCTCGAGGATATGAAAGCGGTCAAAAGAGCCGTCACCGGTTCG ACAATTAACGACGTGCTTCTCGCCGTGATCTCGTCCGGCCTGTCCAAATATCTTCAACACCGATCTCCAAAAG CTGTTGAAGAGGGCCTTCGAATTACTGGGGTTGCCTTTGTTAACCTTAGGAAACAGCCCGGCTTGCAG GAGCTATCGAATTTGATGAATAAGAAGTCGGGATCGAGGTGGGGAAACAAGTTTGGAATTGTTCTCTTGCCCCTTCATTACCACACCGATGTGACTGACCCTTTGCAACATGTTCGTCGGACCAAGGCAATGGTGGATAATAAGAAACTGTCTATGGAGGCTTGGTTCTCTTATATACTTGCCCATCTAGTCACCTACTGTTTTGGATCAAAg GTTGCGACCAAGTTGATTAAGAGTGTCGTGAACAACACAACTTTCACGATATCGAATGTGTATGGGCCACAAGAAGTTCTAACATTTGCAGGACACACCATAACCTACATGAGGGTCAACACCTCTAGCCTTTCTCAT GCAACCACAATGCACATGTTGAGTTACGCGGGCAAGGCAGAGTTGCAAATCCTGGTGGCAAAAGACATCATCCCTGATCCTCATGTGCTTGCCAATTTGTTCGAGAATGCCCTTCTAGAAATGAAGGAAGCTGCTTTAGAGCAAGCCGAGTAG
- the LOC124946060 gene encoding probable WRKY transcription factor 2 isoform X1: MMMGEFDHHHGSIVEDWISPSSSPIFFSPVLNDDVLIENIDSNREDLNNGADDLPKTRRGRGGLAARAGFNALRLNTESMRPSDLSISQVVRSPYLTIPPGLSPTTLLESPVFLSNSLVQPSPTTGKFLFAPTGSNNKNCSFGSDNNKDQFFEDSGSQPFSFKPVADPGSAVFDGDENSLEPLSIENSLQPENGTAPHVPQFSNSMMPETSSIGAASGGAKEDGDVEEVRNGEDDGYNWRKYGQKQVKGSEYPRSYYKCTHPNCWVKKKVERSHEGIITEIIYKGSHNHPEPVVTVPARRSAVGSDDQNSMQSVRDGDSPWSTAQNGGGPDNLEVNNNSLQAQKGAPLLDSSIAVDGSSTFSTNDEDEDDQQEESETSKRRKVEAYASELTGPTRAIREPRVVVQTTSEVDILDDGYRWRKYGQKVVKGNPNPRSYYKCTSPSCTVRKHVERASHDLRSVITTYEGKHNHDVPAARNSSHLNNSATSSTAGGSLHHHHHLLHRTEYPLVQNEMSRFDNRPAAAASTHLGSYGGYGYGMNQTTGIGSLGGSGSGMGNNSQGVAAAAAAYMGGRQNQMGLMMMMPKGEVPKLEPININNNNNNNNNNNNIDNNGSSVYHQIMNRLPQM, translated from the exons ATGATGATGGGTGAGTTTGATCACCACCATGGTTCTATAGTTGAAGATTGGATATCTCCAAGTTCAAGTCCTATATTTTTCTCTCCTGTTCTGAATGACGATGTTCTTATAGAAAATATTGATAGCAACCGCGAAGACTTGAATAATGGTGCTGATGATTTGCCCAAGACACGACGAGGAAGAGGAGGACTAGCAGCCAGAGCTGGATTCAATGCTTTGAGATTGAATACAGAAAGTATGAGGCCGTCTGATCTTTCTATATCCCAAGTTGTTCGGTCTCCTTATTTGACGATTCCTCCCGGTTTGAGTCCAACCACTCTTTTAGAGTCGCCTGTTTTCCTCTCAAATTCACTG GTTCAGCCTTCTCCGACTACAGGAAAGTTCTTATTTGCCCCGACTGGTAGTAACAACAAAAACTGTTCATTTGGTTCTGACAATAACAAAGATCAATTCTTTGAAGATTCTGGTTCTCAGCCATTTTCATTCAAACCTGTTGCGGATCCTGGTTCTGCTGTCTTTGATGGTGACGAAAACAGT TTAGAGCCATTGAGTATTGAAAATTCTTTGCAGCCTGAAAATGGAACTGCACCTCACGTTCCTCAGTTTAGTAATTCTATGATGCCAGAAACAAGTAGTATTGGTGCAGCTAGTGGAGGTGCGAAAGAAGACGGGGATGTGGAGGAGGTAAGAAATGGTGAGGACGACGGTTACAATTGGAGAAAATATGGACAGAAACAAGTGAAGGGCAGCGAATATCCTCGGAGTTACTACAAGTGTACACATCCTAACTGTTGGGTCAAGAAGAAGGTTGAAAGATCTCATGAAGGCATTATTACGGAGATTATATACAAAGGATCCCACAATCACCCTGAACCCGTAGTAACTGTTCCAGCCCGCAGGTCGGCGGTAGGATCGGATGATCAAAATTCGATGCAGTCTGTTCGTGATGGTGACTCCCCCTGGTCAACCGCCCAAAATGGAGGAGGCCCTGATAATCTTGAAGTCAATAACAACTCTTTGCAGGCTCAGAAAGGCGCGCCACTCCTCGATTCAAGCATTGCGGTTGATGGGTCCTCTACTTTCTCTACTAacgacgaggatgaagacgacCAACAAGAAGAATCTGAGACCTCAAAGAGGAG GAAAGTGGAAGCTTATGCAAGTGAACTGACTGGTCCTACAAGAGCTATTAGAGAGCCGAGAGTTGTAGTCCAGACCACAAGTGAAGTTGATATCCTAGACGATGGGTACCGTTGGCGCAAGTATGGACAGAAAGTGGTGAAAGGAAATCCAAACCCTAGGAGTTACTATAAGTGCACAAGTCCCAGCTGTACTGTCAGGAAACATGTTGAAAGGGCATCACATGATCTTCGATCGGTAATCACAACATACGAGGGAAAGCACAACCACGATGTCCCCGCAGCTAGAAACAGCAGCCACCTTAACAACTCTGCCACCTCATCAACTGCTGGTGGTTcccttcatcatcatcatcatcttcttcacaGGACAGAGTACCCTCTGGTTCAAAATGAAATGTCCAGGTTCGATAATAGaccagcagcagcagcatcaACCCATCTCGGCTCATATGGTGGGTATGGTTATGGTATGAACCAGACTACAGGGATTGGGAGCTTAGGCGGCAGCGGCAGCGGCATGGGAAACAACAGCCAAGGAgtggctgctgctgctgctgcttatATGGGGGGACGGCAGAATCAAATGggcttgatgatgatgatgcccAAGGGAGAGGTGCCCAAACTGGAACCCatcaatatcaataataataataataataataataataataataatatagataataatgGATCATCTGTTTATCATCAGATCATGAATAGGCTACCGCAAATGTAA